In the genome of Oceaniferula marina, one region contains:
- a CDS encoding c-type cytochrome domain-containing protein, giving the protein MHLSAPKIYLLTLVCGCHAALGAPPNFDDHILPIFEQSCNNCHNPDKSKGDLDLSTYSATLRGGSGGKIAEPGEGAASKLYGVITHTLEPKMPENGDKMDKKQADLIRAWIDGGMLENKSGKPKKKKKNNFALAAPTSTNKPDGPPPMPKHLLLEPLVTTTRATAVNDLEASPWAPLLAITGQRQILLYHTDTLELEAILPFDHGQPEVLSFHPSGKYLLAGGGIGGKSGTTITWDIESGTPVIRAGKDFDSVLAASLRPDLGGVSLGGPGKRVKLWDTRSDEALVSIKKHTDWITKLAYSPDGVLLASGGRGGGVYIWEAHTGNEFHNLRAHQASITDLVWRSDSNLLATASEDKQIIVWEMNHGKQVKKWAPHGGGVLSIDWARNGNLVTSGRDKKVKLWKPDFNALKELPPFPSMVVDVVFSHDGKRLICAEWSGTISVWDVASAKQLGTLAANPPTIADRIISLQKSITGLPAKTKQAEQAWNEAKQHLTKRQQAEQQAKATAQQMKQKQQQVEKERQQTDQQQKSLAQVGKQLQSEHEQKHQAAKKAREALQQHNQRIAAARPPIQQTEARLKQLQQQKQERHKHETNTRKQAEAEPENQNLKLAHEKAVSDRQKTEQELTKTQQSLDQQKHSLAQLEQQRKGPGNQQAIADQQRREVDAKWQAHHEQKKQLEQKFHQINKSSGELKQQLKAQEQKLKQTAEAKTKAEQLLKTTTGEKEQLQRQGAKLNQQLKRWRAAAINTEAIQLEKEAKQLHQQQERSIQSFTALADSISKMKNPADLQQKSRELAKLRKEIDQLSAQLVQVSSQAKERLASYHAALK; this is encoded by the coding sequence ATGCACTTATCAGCTCCAAAGATTTACCTTCTGACTCTTGTTTGCGGATGCCATGCCGCCCTCGGCGCGCCACCCAATTTCGACGACCACATCCTGCCGATATTCGAGCAGTCGTGCAACAACTGCCACAACCCGGACAAATCCAAAGGAGACCTCGACCTCAGCACCTACAGCGCCACCCTGCGTGGAGGCTCCGGTGGAAAAATTGCCGAACCCGGCGAAGGCGCGGCCTCCAAACTCTACGGCGTGATCACTCACACCCTGGAACCAAAAATGCCGGAAAACGGCGATAAGATGGATAAAAAACAAGCCGACCTGATCCGGGCATGGATCGATGGCGGCATGCTGGAAAATAAGTCCGGTAAACCGAAAAAGAAGAAGAAAAACAACTTTGCCCTCGCCGCCCCAACCAGCACAAACAAACCGGACGGCCCGCCACCGATGCCCAAACACCTGCTGCTCGAACCCCTCGTTACCACCACCCGGGCCACGGCCGTCAACGACCTCGAAGCCAGCCCCTGGGCGCCCTTGCTGGCCATCACCGGGCAACGCCAAATCCTACTCTACCACACCGATACCCTGGAGCTCGAAGCCATCCTCCCCTTCGACCATGGTCAACCCGAGGTGCTCTCCTTCCACCCGTCCGGCAAGTACTTACTCGCTGGTGGAGGTATCGGAGGTAAATCCGGCACCACCATCACCTGGGACATTGAATCCGGCACCCCGGTCATTCGCGCCGGCAAGGACTTCGACTCCGTACTCGCCGCCTCACTGCGCCCCGACCTCGGTGGCGTCAGCCTGGGAGGTCCGGGCAAACGAGTCAAACTCTGGGACACCCGAAGCGACGAAGCTCTGGTCTCCATCAAAAAACATACCGACTGGATTACCAAACTCGCCTACTCCCCGGACGGCGTGCTACTGGCGTCCGGCGGGCGTGGCGGAGGCGTCTACATTTGGGAAGCCCACACCGGCAATGAGTTCCACAACCTACGCGCCCACCAAGCAAGCATCACCGACCTCGTCTGGCGCTCCGATTCCAACCTCCTGGCAACGGCCTCCGAGGACAAACAAATAATCGTCTGGGAAATGAACCACGGTAAGCAGGTGAAAAAATGGGCTCCTCACGGCGGCGGCGTGCTTTCGATCGATTGGGCACGGAACGGCAACCTCGTCACCAGCGGGCGCGACAAAAAAGTCAAACTCTGGAAACCGGACTTCAATGCACTCAAAGAACTCCCCCCTTTTCCCTCCATGGTTGTCGACGTGGTGTTCAGCCACGATGGCAAACGCCTGATCTGTGCCGAGTGGTCCGGCACCATCAGCGTCTGGGACGTCGCCAGCGCCAAGCAGCTTGGCACTCTTGCCGCCAACCCGCCGACGATTGCTGACCGAATCATCTCCCTGCAAAAGTCCATCACCGGGCTCCCAGCAAAAACCAAACAAGCCGAGCAGGCATGGAACGAGGCAAAACAGCACCTCACAAAGCGTCAACAAGCCGAGCAGCAGGCAAAGGCCACGGCCCAACAAATGAAACAAAAACAACAACAGGTCGAAAAAGAACGCCAACAAACCGATCAACAACAGAAGTCACTCGCCCAGGTTGGAAAACAATTGCAAAGCGAACATGAACAAAAACACCAAGCTGCCAAGAAAGCGCGGGAAGCTCTGCAACAACACAACCAACGCATCGCCGCCGCCCGACCACCCATCCAACAAACGGAAGCTCGATTGAAACAACTCCAGCAACAAAAACAGGAACGGCACAAACATGAAACCAACACCCGGAAACAAGCCGAGGCCGAACCCGAAAACCAAAACCTCAAACTGGCACACGAAAAAGCCGTCAGCGACCGACAAAAAACCGAACAGGAACTAACAAAAACACAACAATCGCTGGATCAACAAAAACACTCGCTGGCCCAACTCGAACAACAACGGAAAGGACCGGGAAACCAACAGGCGATAGCCGATCAGCAACGCCGCGAAGTCGATGCCAAATGGCAGGCCCATCACGAACAAAAAAAACAGCTAGAACAAAAGTTTCATCAAATCAACAAATCCAGCGGCGAACTCAAACAGCAACTCAAGGCCCAGGAGCAAAAACTGAAACAAACAGCCGAGGCCAAAACCAAAGCCGAGCAGCTGTTAAAAACCACAACAGGAGAAAAGGAACAGCTCCAGCGACAAGGCGCCAAACTCAACCAACAACTCAAACGTTGGCGTGCCGCCGCCATCAACACCGAGGCGATTCAACTCGAGAAAGAAGCCAAGCAGCTCCACCAGCAACAAGAGCGGTCGATCCAATCGTTTACCGCTCTCGCCGACTCGATCAGCAAGATGAAAAATCCGGCCGATCTCCAACAAAAATCCCGGGAACTGGCAAAGCTCCGAAAGGAAATCGATCAGCTGTCCGCACAACTCGTCCAGGTATCCAGCCAGGCCAAAGAGCGCCTCGCCTCCTACCACGCCGCCCTAAAATAG
- a CDS encoding sulfatase-like hydrolase/transferase, whose translation MNKSLLALAILSALAGLAMAKKPNILFIFTDDQRADTIGVLGNPDIKTPNIDKLAERSKVFNNGYCYGAHTGAVCIASRNQVMTGKVWHRWAPKMRCPSSGDTLPKVMKTAGYETFYREKSAWANHPVIGKQFDHYGEVHNVNALMSGRACRPFVDDALKFLKQTRNKDKPFFIYLGVSGPHDPRYAEKHFRDMYDPAKIPLPKNFKPMHHWDIGSMTIRDERLEAWPRGKEATRGHIFDYYALMTAMDYDLGRLLDYLKQSGLEKETIIIYSSDHGLALGSHGLFGKQNIYEVGMKVPFMVAGPGIDAGKTDALVYLHDVFPTVVDFAGGKIADKIDGKSIRPVLEGKSAKVRDVATLAYQDSQRSIRDERWKLMVFPQINRHQLFDLKNDPDEMHDVSAENPERVARMMDLLKAQQQQYGDAQALRVDKPQPADFKTPKVKPYPRARAGGESKKRTLPYTIPQNT comes from the coding sequence ATGAATAAAAGTTTATTGGCACTTGCCATATTAAGCGCTCTGGCCGGTTTGGCCATGGCGAAGAAGCCGAACATTCTGTTTATTTTTACGGATGACCAACGGGCGGACACGATTGGAGTTTTGGGAAATCCTGACATCAAGACACCCAACATCGACAAACTAGCCGAGCGATCCAAGGTTTTTAACAACGGTTATTGTTACGGCGCTCACACAGGGGCGGTCTGTATCGCATCGCGTAATCAGGTGATGACCGGGAAAGTCTGGCACCGCTGGGCTCCTAAAATGCGCTGTCCTTCAAGTGGAGATACCTTGCCCAAGGTGATGAAGACCGCTGGTTATGAAACGTTTTACCGTGAAAAAAGTGCGTGGGCAAACCATCCAGTGATTGGCAAGCAGTTCGACCATTACGGGGAAGTGCACAATGTGAATGCGCTGATGAGCGGCCGGGCCTGCCGCCCCTTTGTGGATGATGCACTGAAATTTCTTAAGCAGACTCGCAACAAGGACAAGCCGTTCTTCATCTACCTTGGTGTGTCCGGTCCACACGACCCCCGCTATGCCGAGAAACATTTCCGGGATATGTATGACCCGGCGAAGATCCCCCTGCCCAAAAACTTCAAGCCGATGCATCACTGGGATATCGGTTCGATGACCATTCGTGATGAAAGGTTGGAGGCCTGGCCAAGAGGAAAGGAAGCCACACGGGGCCACATCTTTGACTATTACGCGCTGATGACAGCAATGGACTACGATCTCGGGCGCTTGCTTGATTACCTGAAACAGAGCGGCTTGGAAAAAGAGACCATCATTATTTATTCTTCCGACCACGGTCTCGCGCTTGGCAGTCACGGCCTGTTTGGTAAACAGAATATCTATGAGGTCGGGATGAAAGTCCCCTTCATGGTTGCCGGCCCGGGGATTGATGCAGGCAAGACAGATGCGCTGGTCTACCTGCATGATGTCTTTCCCACAGTGGTGGATTTCGCAGGCGGTAAGATCGCCGATAAGATCGACGGCAAAAGCATCCGCCCGGTGCTGGAAGGTAAAAGCGCTAAAGTTCGGGATGTGGCAACGCTTGCCTACCAGGACAGCCAACGCTCGATCCGTGACGAGCGCTGGAAGCTGATGGTTTTCCCTCAGATCAACCGTCATCAGCTGTTTGACCTCAAAAACGACCCTGATGAAATGCATGATGTCTCAGCGGAAAACCCCGAGAGGGTGGCCCGTATGATGGACTTGCTTAAAGCTCAACAGCAACAGTACGGCGATGCCCAAGCGCTGCGTGTGGACAAGCCTCAACCCGCCGACTTTAAAACACCCAAGGTCAAACCCTACCCAAGGGCCAGAGCAGGCGGAGAGAGTAAAAAGCGGACACTGCCATATACCATTCCTCAAAACACATGA
- a CDS encoding LamG-like jellyroll fold domain-containing protein produces the protein MKKLTKQMTVAALGGFLNVVPSHAAITTIMHLPMGEDGSTGAGNIALDTSGNGYSMDTKEGVGSLTINTTTPAAPGSSSYTTFAGNAAMSTSLWRNDAATANLPADNFAMEFWVRHHSLAGHQRYVRSGTTGALTFSKLSNSPINLQRNGVASDSIHAMTPTVGQWYNIAIIRNNGISKLYVDGKEVVGDSFNGAPVWTGDYAIGQKSHTENQQYFVGDMDELRMFTFGVGDDPVAALSIHAVPEPSSAALLSLGGVSLILRRRK, from the coding sequence ATGAAAAAATTAACAAAACAAATGACCGTTGCAGCTTTGGGTGGCTTTTTGAATGTTGTCCCGTCGCATGCCGCGATTACGACCATCATGCACCTTCCCATGGGGGAGGATGGATCGACCGGGGCAGGGAATATTGCATTGGATACCAGTGGCAATGGCTATTCGATGGATACCAAAGAAGGTGTTGGTAGTCTGACGATCAACACTACAACTCCAGCGGCCCCGGGTAGTAGCTCCTACACCACTTTCGCTGGCAACGCTGCCATGAGCACATCGCTATGGCGAAATGACGCAGCCACAGCTAATCTGCCGGCTGATAATTTTGCCATGGAGTTCTGGGTGCGCCATCACAGTCTTGCAGGCCACCAGCGTTATGTTCGCAGTGGAACGACAGGAGCCCTGACTTTTTCAAAGCTTAGCAATAGCCCAATCAATTTACAGCGCAACGGTGTGGCTTCCGACAGCATTCATGCCATGACCCCTACCGTGGGCCAGTGGTACAACATTGCGATCATTCGAAACAACGGAATCTCCAAATTATACGTCGATGGCAAGGAGGTCGTGGGTGACTCCTTTAATGGTGCCCCCGTCTGGACCGGTGATTATGCCATCGGTCAAAAATCGCATACTGAAAACCAACAGTATTTTGTTGGGGACATGGATGAATTGCGGATGTTCACCTTTGGGGTTGGTGATGATCCCGTAGCCGCACTGAGTATCCATGCTGTTCCTGAACCTTCCTCGGCAGCACTGCTCAGCTTGGGAGGGGTTTCCCTCATCCTGCGCCGTAGAAAATAA
- a CDS encoding XylR family transcriptional regulator: protein MKNIAVIIESSTQFGRNLLSGIAKYGQMHDWNLHFEERGLKTTEPGWLEHWKGDGIIVRSLDQTISRAKSREGIPVLNLCAEGEQAFVAGMLINSDHLAVGALAADYFIGKGYERFAYIGYENRHYSTFRQEGYISKLEQRGYECCSLEVPPIPDGDYQSRSRQIRQFLDDLVMPCAVFCACDAVAVGVINLCHELGKAVPEQLAVLGVDDDSLLCSMVFPSLSSIDPDIPRVGWLAASWLGAMMEGKDPHGMGIQRVVAPRGVTERLSSGVCAVSDPIVAKALEQIRLRATEGARVKDIANQCHVSQRLLERSFEKEMGVTVKRLLIETQLERIKGWLKDTDFTLAHIAELAGMKYPERLSHMFKRETGMTPGQFRGQHRT, encoded by the coding sequence ATGAAAAACATCGCGGTCATTATTGAAAGCTCGACCCAGTTTGGGAGAAACCTGCTCTCAGGGATTGCCAAGTATGGCCAGATGCATGATTGGAATCTTCATTTTGAGGAACGGGGTTTAAAGACGACGGAGCCAGGATGGTTGGAGCATTGGAAAGGGGACGGAATCATTGTCCGCTCACTGGATCAAACGATTTCACGTGCCAAAAGCCGGGAAGGTATTCCCGTGTTGAACCTGTGTGCTGAAGGAGAGCAGGCTTTTGTGGCAGGGATGCTTATCAATAGTGATCATTTGGCGGTAGGAGCCTTGGCCGCCGATTACTTTATAGGTAAGGGTTATGAGCGCTTTGCCTATATTGGCTATGAGAACCGCCACTATTCAACCTTTAGGCAGGAGGGATACATCAGCAAGCTAGAGCAAAGGGGGTATGAGTGCTGCAGTCTTGAAGTTCCGCCTATACCGGATGGAGATTACCAATCCAGATCCCGTCAAATCCGTCAGTTTTTGGATGATTTGGTGATGCCCTGCGCTGTGTTTTGTGCCTGTGATGCGGTCGCAGTCGGGGTGATTAACCTTTGCCATGAGTTGGGTAAGGCGGTTCCCGAACAACTGGCGGTTCTGGGGGTGGATGATGACAGCCTGCTGTGCTCGATGGTTTTTCCGAGTTTGTCGAGTATTGATCCCGATATTCCCCGGGTTGGCTGGTTGGCCGCCTCTTGGTTAGGGGCCATGATGGAGGGTAAAGACCCTCACGGCATGGGGATTCAACGTGTGGTAGCGCCCAGAGGCGTTACCGAGCGGCTCTCGAGTGGTGTTTGCGCTGTTTCCGACCCCATTGTTGCGAAGGCTCTTGAGCAAATCAGACTACGAGCTACCGAGGGCGCCAGAGTGAAGGATATCGCCAATCAGTGCCATGTATCCCAGCGATTGCTGGAGCGTAGTTTTGAGAAGGAAATGGGGGTGACGGTTAAACGTCTGTTGATCGAAACCCAGCTCGAGCGCATCAAAGGATGGCTCAAAGATACTGATTTTACCCTGGCGCATATCGCCGAGTTGGCGGGAATGAAATACCCGGAAAGGCTCAGCCACATGTTTAAGCGCGAAACCGGTATGACTCCAGGACAGTTCAGGGGGCAGCACAGAACATAG
- a CDS encoding right-handed parallel beta-helix repeat-containing protein — MKSIVIPSSKTDGTIAEINFCFGKARRWNGAGTMTEEKRSQNRNLSGTLVDHEVHFLTALKLSIVSSVLRSGITHWAAGMAVMAAMPCLSAKEYHVSPRGNDTSAGTFAAPLRHIAKAAELAMPGDVITVHEGVYRERIDPPRGGTSDEHRIVYRAAEGETVVIKGSEVVKGWTRVQGDIWKVEIPNVMFGDFNPFQDLIRGDWFKPNKRKHHTAAVYLNGHWLTEAAKKQDVFAPTDNKPLWFSEPAAGDATTVWAQFMGVDPNTQLVEVNARQSVFYPSKTGVNYITLRGFILEQAATPWAPPTAEQIGLVGTHWSKGWVIENNTVRYSTCTGITLGKHGDKWDNTSANSAGGYVKTIERAYKHGWNGQNIGHHIVRGNHISHCEQAGIVGSLGAVFSKIIGNEIHDIHVRRLFSGHEMAGMKFHGALDSLIEGNHVYRCSRGIWLDWMTQGTRVTKNLLHDNKPREDIFLEVNHGPVMLDHNVLLSEKAMLVNSQGGAYAHNLFAGNIQVKVGDAEGRRTPWLKEHSTEMGGLDPNRSGDERYYNNVFIGKSVSLAGYDKARMDVFMAGNVFLQGATPSRHSKDSTLSKEHRVGLKLEQKDGAYHLNLVMPDLDGGVNRFPWVTSKLLGKVKVPRQAYLQPDGSQYHLKSDYHGSARNGMFPVPGPFEIPEGKEKKLKVWSLHDIK, encoded by the coding sequence ATGAAATCGATTGTTATACCAAGTAGCAAAACAGACGGGACGATTGCCGAGATAAATTTCTGTTTTGGCAAGGCGCGACGATGGAATGGTGCGGGCACCATGACTGAGGAGAAACGCAGCCAGAACAGAAATTTATCCGGAACTCTGGTAGACCACGAAGTGCATTTCCTCACAGCTTTAAAACTTTCAATCGTCTCATCTGTTTTGCGGAGTGGTATTACCCATTGGGCCGCAGGCATGGCCGTGATGGCGGCCATGCCATGTTTGAGTGCCAAAGAGTATCATGTGTCACCCCGTGGAAATGACACCTCTGCCGGAACGTTTGCGGCGCCTCTTCGTCACATAGCCAAAGCTGCGGAGCTTGCCATGCCGGGTGATGTGATCACCGTTCATGAGGGAGTGTATCGTGAGAGGATCGATCCCCCTCGCGGTGGGACTTCAGATGAGCATCGGATTGTCTATCGGGCGGCAGAAGGTGAAACGGTGGTGATCAAGGGCTCGGAAGTGGTCAAAGGTTGGACGCGTGTTCAGGGGGATATCTGGAAGGTCGAGATCCCCAATGTTATGTTTGGGGATTTCAACCCGTTTCAGGATTTGATCCGGGGGGATTGGTTCAAACCGAATAAGCGTAAACATCACACCGCGGCGGTGTATCTTAATGGTCACTGGTTAACCGAGGCGGCAAAAAAGCAGGATGTCTTTGCTCCGACTGACAATAAGCCGCTATGGTTTTCCGAGCCTGCTGCTGGTGATGCGACCACTGTCTGGGCGCAGTTCATGGGAGTTGATCCCAATACCCAACTGGTGGAAGTGAATGCCCGGCAATCCGTTTTTTATCCGAGCAAGACCGGAGTGAACTACATCACATTGCGTGGCTTTATTTTGGAACAAGCTGCGACCCCCTGGGCACCGCCAACTGCGGAACAAATCGGTCTGGTGGGAACCCATTGGAGCAAAGGCTGGGTGATCGAAAACAATACGGTTCGTTACTCCACCTGTACGGGAATCACTTTGGGAAAACATGGTGACAAGTGGGACAATACTTCGGCCAACAGTGCCGGGGGATATGTAAAAACAATCGAGCGCGCCTACAAGCATGGCTGGAATGGCCAAAACATCGGTCACCATATCGTGAGGGGAAACCATATTTCGCATTGCGAGCAAGCGGGCATTGTAGGGAGTCTCGGGGCGGTTTTTTCAAAAATCATCGGGAATGAGATTCATGATATCCACGTGCGCAGGTTGTTTAGCGGTCACGAGATGGCGGGGATGAAGTTTCACGGTGCCTTGGATTCTCTGATTGAAGGAAATCATGTGTACCGTTGCAGCCGTGGCATTTGGTTGGATTGGATGACCCAGGGAACACGGGTGACGAAGAACCTATTGCATGACAACAAGCCTCGAGAGGATATTTTCCTCGAGGTGAACCATGGTCCGGTCATGCTCGATCACAATGTGCTGCTATCGGAAAAAGCGATGTTGGTCAATTCACAGGGAGGGGCCTATGCGCACAATTTGTTTGCGGGCAACATTCAAGTGAAAGTCGGTGATGCTGAAGGTCGACGAACTCCGTGGCTTAAGGAGCACTCCACCGAAATGGGAGGTTTGGACCCGAATCGCAGCGGCGATGAGCGCTACTATAACAATGTGTTCATCGGAAAATCTGTCAGCCTTGCCGGTTACGATAAGGCCAGAATGGATGTCTTCATGGCAGGGAATGTGTTTTTGCAAGGCGCAACACCTTCGAGACATAGCAAGGATTCGACGTTGAGTAAGGAGCACAGGGTCGGGTTGAAGCTAGAGCAAAAGGACGGGGCATATCACTTGAATCTGGTCATGCCGGATCTTGATGGCGGAGTGAATCGTTTTCCCTGGGTGACCAGTAAACTACTCGGCAAAGTCAAGGTCCCGCGACAAGCCTACCTACAACCTGACGGCTCCCAATACCACTTAAAGTCAGATTACCATGGAAGTGCTCGCAACGGTATGTTTCCCGTTCCCGGACCATTTGAAATACCGGAGGGCAAAGAAAAAAAGCTCAAGGTGTGGTCGCTTCATGATATCAAATGA
- a CDS encoding SGNH/GDSL hydrolase family protein, with protein sequence MKKLLLGCTMLLATLSPKSSAAEQVLTLGDSLTFAYEAEFGFRISVPFLGTYGDNFDSSVQNWVEILHSPDYRNAYFDQGERDDITLNLLFSSTNLFFRREYNWAVPGMKIDQLRRYLNQEVSLRDILAESPEFADLLTALDLSNYKDADFDVIDLAEQVENSAERLVLFIGGNDINQVYGDIYLNNAPGTFVQDYIDDATAIIDWIQTINPDLPIVVVNVPHVGITPDVQASYPSDPIKTEHVTQVLINLNQQLEQLCQLKDIAYADIFSITLPLLTNDKLCIHGITFSNSGSTTGELSHVWLNGPLSANFHPNTNAHTLIANQIIHAFNRHYQSGIPPLTATEMLVGLLNHSAADIDMPFDAWMNGFGLNGHPASDDSDHDGLNAGTEFALGLNPTFKDSEFYTQSIAGSTETPSWQLAYPVRLPSSSHYTLTPKTSSDLIHFTPLSPSTGSDGITRASHPILTGKAYLRLETIITP encoded by the coding sequence ATGAAAAAACTCCTCTTGGGCTGCACCATGCTGCTGGCAACGCTTTCGCCAAAGAGCAGTGCAGCAGAGCAAGTGCTCACACTTGGCGACTCACTCACCTTCGCCTATGAAGCCGAATTCGGTTTTCGTATCTCCGTTCCCTTTCTAGGAACCTACGGAGATAATTTCGACTCCAGCGTCCAAAACTGGGTGGAAATTCTCCACTCCCCCGACTACCGCAACGCCTACTTTGATCAAGGCGAGCGAGACGACATCACTCTCAACCTTCTGTTCAGTTCGACCAATCTGTTTTTTAGAAGGGAATACAACTGGGCGGTCCCCGGGATGAAAATCGACCAATTGCGGCGCTACCTCAACCAGGAAGTCAGCCTCCGCGATATCCTTGCCGAATCTCCGGAATTTGCCGACTTACTTACCGCTCTCGACTTATCCAACTACAAAGATGCGGATTTCGACGTCATCGATCTGGCCGAACAAGTGGAAAACTCGGCTGAGCGTCTGGTCCTCTTCATTGGTGGGAATGATATCAACCAAGTTTATGGAGACATCTACCTCAACAATGCTCCCGGTACCTTTGTCCAGGATTATATCGATGATGCAACCGCCATCATCGATTGGATCCAAACCATCAACCCGGACCTGCCGATCGTAGTCGTCAATGTCCCCCACGTCGGTATCACCCCCGATGTTCAGGCAAGCTATCCAAGCGATCCCATCAAAACCGAGCATGTCACCCAGGTTCTGATCAATCTGAACCAACAACTGGAACAACTCTGCCAACTCAAAGACATCGCTTATGCCGATATCTTCAGCATCACCCTGCCTCTCTTAACAAACGACAAGCTCTGCATTCACGGAATCACCTTCTCTAATTCGGGAAGCACCACCGGCGAACTTTCCCACGTCTGGCTCAACGGCCCGCTCAGTGCCAATTTTCACCCCAACACCAATGCCCACACCCTGATCGCCAATCAAATCATCCACGCATTCAACCGGCATTACCAATCCGGCATTCCCCCACTGACCGCGACCGAAATGCTCGTCGGGCTGCTCAACCATTCAGCAGCCGATATCGATATGCCTTTTGATGCCTGGATGAACGGTTTTGGCTTAAACGGGCACCCGGCCAGTGATGACTCCGATCACGACGGCCTCAATGCCGGCACCGAATTCGCCCTCGGCCTGAACCCAACCTTCAAAGACTCGGAATTTTATACTCAGTCGATAGCTGGATCTACCGAAACCCCAAGCTGGCAACTCGCCTACCCCGTACGCCTGCCCTCATCATCCCACTACACCTTGACACCGAAAACGTCATCCGACCTCATCCACTTCACTCCATTAAGCCCATCCACAGGAAGCGACGGGATCACCCGAGCCAGCCACCCGATCCTTACAGGCAAGGCATACCTCCGACTTGAAACCATCATCACCCCATAG
- the ppk2 gene encoding polyphosphate kinase 2 — translation MNLENELMSKQTKKDKGPVNKKGKLRNRYYEAELERLQTELVHLQDWVKHKGLRVVIVFEGRDAAGKGGIIKRIRERVSPRVFRVEALPAPNDREEGEMYLQRYISKLPTAGEIVLFDRSWYNRLGVEKVMGFCSDDEYEQFKKNCAGFERWLVEGGTILVKYWLTVSNENQEARFKQRIRDKKRQWKLSPMDLTARSKWFDYSRARDAMLEVTDTKWAPWHIVDSNDKKRARLNCMAHLLDTIPYEVLPDPQVDLPERDESDAYDDVAALAGKKWIPERY, via the coding sequence ATGAATCTGGAGAATGAACTGATGAGCAAGCAAACGAAAAAGGACAAAGGGCCGGTTAACAAAAAGGGAAAGTTGAGGAACCGGTATTATGAGGCGGAGCTGGAGCGTCTGCAGACGGAGCTCGTGCATTTGCAGGATTGGGTGAAGCACAAGGGCTTACGGGTGGTCATCGTGTTTGAGGGGAGGGATGCCGCAGGAAAGGGAGGCATCATCAAGCGGATCCGGGAGCGCGTCAGTCCGCGCGTGTTTCGGGTCGAGGCCTTACCTGCTCCGAATGACCGGGAGGAGGGTGAGATGTACTTGCAGCGTTATATCAGCAAGTTGCCGACGGCTGGAGAAATTGTTTTGTTTGACCGGAGTTGGTATAACCGTCTGGGGGTGGAGAAGGTCATGGGGTTTTGTTCGGATGATGAATATGAACAGTTTAAGAAGAACTGTGCCGGCTTTGAGCGTTGGCTGGTTGAGGGTGGCACGATTTTGGTGAAGTACTGGCTGACGGTGAGTAATGAGAACCAGGAGGCCCGTTTTAAACAACGCATCAGGGATAAAAAGCGGCAGTGGAAACTCAGTCCGATGGATCTGACCGCTCGGAGCAAGTGGTTTGATTATTCCCGGGCCCGGGATGCGATGTTAGAAGTGACGGACACCAAATGGGCGCCGTGGCACATTGTGGACTCGAATGATAAAAAGCGGGCCCGACTGAATTGTATGGCTCACTTGTTGGATACCATTCCATACGAGGTATTGCCTGATCCCCAGGTGGATTTACCGGAGCGGGATGAGTCGGATGCCTATGATGATGTTGCTGCGTTGGCCGGAAAGAAGTGGATACCGGAGCGTTACTGA
- a CDS encoding tetratricopeptide repeat protein, which yields MTKKILHVIVFLAVAAIVSSAFLGEGDDDVKAMGQLPALMLAAVYLGVMFVTYILPALTDRATTAVLDSGEIVEKDPLHDARAAYARGDYEEAMEVYRSVTSDDPYNRLPWVEIAKIQHDNLEDPDASIETLREALESHEWPVNDAAYFMGRLSEIYLEDKNDQEACITILNQMIELFPETRHSANATHKLNEIMRANEAQA from the coding sequence ATGACCAAGAAGATTCTCCACGTTATCGTCTTTCTCGCTGTTGCCGCTATTGTCTCCTCAGCTTTTCTCGGTGAAGGGGATGATGACGTCAAAGCCATGGGCCAACTTCCCGCCTTGATGTTGGCCGCTGTCTATCTCGGCGTGATGTTTGTCACTTACATCCTGCCTGCCCTTACCGACCGTGCCACCACCGCAGTGCTCGACTCCGGTGAAATCGTCGAAAAAGACCCACTGCATGACGCTCGGGCCGCCTACGCTCGCGGCGACTACGAAGAAGCGATGGAAGTCTACCGCAGCGTCACCAGTGACGACCCCTATAATCGCTTACCATGGGTCGAAATCGCAAAGATCCAACATGACAACTTGGAAGACCCCGATGCATCCATCGAAACGCTTCGCGAAGCCCTCGAAAGCCACGAATGGCCAGTCAATGACGCCGCTTACTTCATGGGACGCCTCTCGGAAATCTATCTCGAGGACAAAAACGATCAGGAAGCCTGTATCACCATCCTCAATCAGATGATCGAGCTGTTCCCGGAAACCCGCCACTCAGCCAACGCCACGCATAAGCTCAACGAAATTATGCGCGCCAACGAGGCTCAGGCCTAA